In the Herpetosiphonaceae bacterium genome, one interval contains:
- a CDS encoding IS5 family transposase (programmed frameshift): MPAKKLIDQPARRTRRYPTDMTDAEWQLIAPYLAPPTGPGAPRTVDMRAVVDALWYRLRTGCQWRMLPSDFPPWSTVYYYFRQWGDDGTWERINTALRQEVRRREGRDPEPSAAIIDSQSLKTTEVGGERGYDGGKKVTGRKRHIAVDTLGLLLVVVVHAASLSDTEGALDVGAKLRGRVPRLQLVWADQSYRQTMIAWFAHTLRCVVEIVARRPEPGFHVLPQRWKVERTFGWFNRSRLLSKEYDVYTEVSEYWVYLASIQLMMRRLARTSHNGQQAKLNC; encoded by the exons ATGCCAGCGAAAAAACTCATCGACCAACCAGCACGTCGGACGCGACGCTATCCCACCGATATGACTGATGCCGAATGGCAACTCATTGCCCCGTACCTGGCACCGCCGACTGGTCCTGGCGCACCGCGTACCGTTGATATGCGGGCGGTAGTGGACGCGCTCTGGTATCGCTTGCGCACCGGCTGCCAGTGGCGCATGTTGCCCAGCGACTTTCCGCCCTGGTCGACGGTCTACTATTACTTCCGCCAGTGGGGTGATGATGGCACGTGGGAGCGCATCAACACCGCCTTGCGGCAGGAAGTCCGGCGGCGAGAAGGACGTGATCCGGAACCGAGTGCCGCCATCATCGATAGTCAAAGTCTCAAAACCACCGAAGTCGGCGGCGAACGCGGCTACGATGGCGGA AAAAAAGTAACGGGACGCAAACGGCACATCGCGGTTGATACCTTGGGTCTCCTGTTGGTCGTCGTGGTCCATGCGGCCTCGCTCTCGGATACCGAAGGCGCGCTGGATGTCGGAGCCAAATTACGCGGGCGCGTTCCCCGGTTACAACTCGTCTGGGCAGATCAAAGCTATCGCCAGACGATGATTGCGTGGTTTGCCCACACTTTGCGCTGCGTCGTCGAGATTGTCGCCCGTCGACCAGAGCCCGGCTTCCACGTGCTGCCGCAACGCTGGAAAGTGGAGCGCACCTTTGGCTGGTTCAACCGCTCGCGGCTGCTGAGTAAGGAATACGATGTCTACACCGAGGTGAGCGAATATTGGGTCTATTTAGCCTCCATTCAGCTCATGATGCGTCGATTGGCGCGCACCAGTCATAACGGTCAACAGGCAAAACTTAATTGTTAA